Proteins encoded in a region of the Ranitomeya imitator isolate aRanImi1 chromosome 9, aRanImi1.pri, whole genome shotgun sequence genome:
- the ALKBH3 gene encoding alpha-ketoglutarate-dependent dioxygenase alkB homolog 3 has product MDDKRRRARVQGAWAGPAKNSSRPASHPVQTAAKPQRWGSEQFTYEEPGEVNRRVPEPRIIEKEGTYDISSSPSGVSRLRLVPLFIDPKEADWMFEQLESEIPWRQKTNLGPDGPYQEPRLTCWYGEVPYTYSRSTLQPNPHWHSLLTMLRDRTQEVTGRTFNSLLCNLYRHHKDSIDWHSDDEPDLGRNPVIASLSFGETRVFQMRKKPPPEDHGDYTYVEHVHVPLDHGSLLLMEGATQEDWQHRVPKEYHDRRARINLTFRTMLPGGKK; this is encoded by the exons ATGGATGACAAGAGACGTCGGGCACGGGTGCAGGGAGCCTGGGCAGGACCTGCGAAAAACTCCTCTCGCCCTG CATCTCACCCTGTCCAGACGGCTGCAAAGCCTCAGCGCTGGGGGAGCGAGCAATTTACATACGAAGAACCAGGAGAG GTGAATCGAAGAGTCCCAGAGCCTCGTATTATCGA GAAGGAGGGCACCTATGATATCAGCTCCTCTCCATCTGGGGTGTCTCG GCTGAGACTCGTCCCCCTGTTCATTGACCCTAAAGAAGCCGATTGGATGTTTGAGCAATTAGAAAGCGAGATTCCCTGGAGGCAGAAAACCAATCTCGGTCCCG ATGGACCTTACCAGGAGCCCCGGCTCACGTGTTGGTACGGCGAGGTCCCCTACACTTACTCCCGCTCCACATTGCAGCCCAATCCTCAT TGGCATTCTCTGCTGACCATGCTGCGAGATCGTACGCAGGAGGTGACCGGCCGCACCTTCAACTCGCTCCTCTGCAACCTGTACCGACACCACAAGGACAGCATAGACTGGCACAGCGACGACGAGCCCGATCTGGGCAGGAATCCCGTCATCGCCTCTTTGAGTTTCGGGGAGACCCGCGTTTTCCAGATGAGGAAGAAGCCGCCGCCT GAGGACCACGGAGATTACACGTATGTAGAACATGTGCACGTACCACTGGACCACGGGAGCCTCCTGCTCATGGAGGGGGCAACACAAGAAGACTGGCAG CACCGTGTGCCAAAGGAATATCACGACCGGCGGGCCCGGATTAACCTCACGTTCCGGACTATGCTCCCAGGAGGGAAGAAATAG